Within bacterium (Candidatus Blackallbacteria) CG13_big_fil_rev_8_21_14_2_50_49_14, the genomic segment AAGTTGAAGGTGTGGCCTGGGGAAGCGGCTGATTATTGGAAGGCGGAATATATACATCCGGAACCTGTTCACAACGGCGGTAAATCCGAGGGGTGCCCTCTCCAGTAAAGGTTCTTGAGATCTGGTTCAAATCTTCACTGATGCCCCCCACAGAAAAAACAGTTCCCTTGGGAAAAAAGGGTTTGTTTTCATCCAGATTGACTTCTTCAAAAGTATAATCTTTAACCCGCAATTTGGTACGACTGGCATTGATTTCAAACACAAACGCATTGGGTTCAACTTTGACCAATTGAAAGCGAGAACCCAGAGGCGTTCCACTGTTTTGGCCATAGACTTCGCGCCAACAGCCAGAGATATCGACTGAGTCTGGCACAGGGGGTGTAGCCGTCGCTGAAGCAGAAGGCTGAGGCGCCTGAACGGGCGTTGACTCACCTTCAGCCTCACAACCCAGCAGCAAAACTAAACAGACGAGGAGGAGCCGAAAAGACTCAGGTCGTCCATTCATCCACGGGTCCTTTGATCTCCCTTTTCCAGAAGCAGGTGGTCAGACCTGTCTGATTGGGCACAGCTTGGAGCATTTCCCAGCCATTTTTACCGAGTTTTTCAAAACTTTCAAGTGCTTCAGCATTCTTGGGTTTTTTGGCATCAAAAGGAGGGTTCAGCATAAACTGAACCTGAGTCACTTTATATTCCCATTTTGGCATGCATCTTACCTCTTCGATTTTCTGGAAATACGGAAACTGACGCGTTCATTATACAATATGGAACGCGTCAGAAAGCAGTTCGCTTTATTTAACAGCCAACAATTCAACTTCAAAAATCAGGGTGGAGTTGGGGGGGATAACGCCCATATCGCGTTGACCATAGCCCATTTCAGGGGGAATGGTCAATTTGCGAACGCCGCCTTCTTTCATTCCTGCAAAGCCTTGATCCCAGCCCTTGATCACCTGACCAGCACCCAATTGAAACTCAAAGGGTTGGTTGCGATCTTTGGAGCTGTCAAATTTGGTGCCATTGGTCAACCAGCCGGTATAGTGCACAGAAATCATCTGGCCTTTGGTGGGCTCTTTGCCCGTGCCGACTTTGATATCTTCCATTTTAAAAGCAGGTGCTGTGGTTTCTTGATTCATAGAATTTCCTTGTGAGGCATCATTTTTTGTAGAACAACTGGCACCCCCCAGCAAAAAATAACTGAGAAAAAGTGCGCTAAGCGAAAACGAATTCAGACGTTTGGTCATGAAAGACTCCTGATGGGTTAGCTAGTAGCAATCGTTCCAGACACTCATCATACCAGGAATTGAATGCTCAGCCCAATAATTCAACCGTAGAACGTAATTTTCCAGGCTCGGTCTGGGCATAAATCAGGGTGGTATCGAGGCGGGAATGGCCCAGCAATTTTGAAATTTGTTCCAAGGGCGCGCCCTTGTCGAGCAGTTGGGTTGCAAAGGTGTGGCGCAGCTTGTGGGGACTGTAATTGCCCAAACCCGCTGATTTTAACTGGGCTTTGACAATCTGGCGCATGGCCCCGTAGCAGATCCGATCGCCCCGGTGGTTTTTACCCATGCTGACAAACAAAGCCTCTGATTTGAGATAGTCTAAAGACTCTCTGACACTTACCCATTCTTCAAGGGTATAAATCAGCTTCTGCGAGATCGGAATCAGGCGTTCTTTGTCGCCTTTTCCCAATACCCGCAATTGACGGGTCTCCCAAAGAATATGCTCCATATCCAATTGTTGAATTTCACCAATGCGCATGCCTGTATAAAAGAGCATTTTCACAATCGTCATATTGCGGATTTCTTCTGGGCCCTCATAGCTCAAGGTATCCAGCAGTTTGCGCACGTCTTTTTCACTCAGGTATTTGGGCAAACGGCGCGGCAAACCGGGGGCAGAGAGATTGCCAGCGGGATCTTCTTTGATATAGCCATGGCGCTCGGCATGGTCATAAAAACGTTTCAGGGCGATCAACCTGCGTCTGACGGTGGTGGCTTTCAGCTCTTCAAGGGTGGCCATATAGTGAAAGAGTTCTTTTTCACGGGCCTGAATCAGTGGCTTTTGCAGAAAATCTTCGACCAACCGAAGATCGGATTCATAGGCCGTCAGGGTATGTTTGCTCAAACGCCTTTGTTTGAGTAAATTCAAAAAATCCTGAATTTCAAAGAGATCGCTTTCAGAGGGTGACATGGGCAGCTTATTCTCCTGGCAACTGATAAGGATGAGATTCGGGTTGGAATTCTGGAAAAGCGTAGACAATCACGCCATCTTCACGCAGTACCATCTGGGCGATTTGCTGGGTCACCAGATCCTCCAGCAAGACTTTGCTCTGCGGCAGGCTCAATTGGGTTTCAGCCGCCACTTCCAAAAGGGTGAGGGTGCCCTGGCTCTGTTTGGCCAGGCGCAAAACACTGCGAATCTGTTCATTTTCACTCAGCACAGGGTCTTCAGGGTGCGGCTGGGCAAATCCCCAGCGGGCCAGCAATCCCCCAGAAGTCAAAGTACCCAGAAAGAAGATCAACAAGGCCCAAACCACACCCATGCTTGCTTTGTAATTATGTCCGCCCAGAATATCGCCAATGGCCATCACGACAAACATCAGGCTAAAAAGAGCCACTACAACCCCCAAGGCTCCCAAAGCACGTCGCACCAATTTATTGAAACTCGCCATAAAAATTCTACCTCTGTTACGAATTATTGTACATGAAAGTCGCCTCTTACTGTTGTGATCGAAGAACGGCAAGGGCCCAAATCGCTTTTTGGCTTGACAGCGAAGTGTGTCAATGGGTACTTTAGGGCAGAGGCAAACCACAAGAATGAGAACAAGGCAAAGGCAGACCATGAAAATATATACGCGAACAGGCGATACAGGTGAAACCGGTCTGTGGGGCGGGCGCAGGGTTTCCAAGCATGACTTGCGGATTCAGGCCTACGGCAGTGTCGATGAGTGCAATGCCCTTCTCGGTCTGGCAATTTGTGAGGCCCCAGAAAGTCTGAAGCCCCTGCTGATTGACTTACAGAATCAGCTCTTTGTACTGGGAGCCGATTTGGCAAGCCCTGAAGCTTCTGAACATATTCCCCGTATCCAGGCCGAGCAGGTAAGTGCCTTGGAAAAGGCCATTGACGCCGCAGAAGCAGATTTGCCGCCGCTCACGCAGTTTATTTTGCCTGGGGGCTCAAAAGCTGCTGCTGGGTTGCATTTGGCCCGAACTGTAGCGCGCAGAGCCGAACGCGAAGTTGTGGCATTGATGCAGGCCGAGGCCATCAATCCCCACGCCCTGACCTGGCTCAACCGACTCTCGGATTTACTCTTTGTAATGGCGCGAAGTGCCAACCACTTAGCGCAGATCAGCGATATTCCCTGGCAGAAACCCTAAGCGTCTCAAGATTTCGCTGAGAAATGAGTTGCTCCTACCGGCCTCTTAAAACTCGTAGCGCAGACTGAGGCCCAAAACATCTTTGAGATAACTTCTGCTGATGGCGTAATCATCGGGGGTGATATTGGAGACATTGGTGGTGCGGGTATAACGGCCCTGAAGTTTGAGCTCTCGTGATATCGGCCAATCAAACTGCGCGTAAAAATTGAGACGCTGATCCTGCCTGAATTTCTCGATATTGCCAGCCGTCAGCGCCTGAGGTGGGAGTTGAAGCCCCGTCAGAGGATTCAATCGAATCACGTATTGCTGAACCTGTTCAGGCTGGGTATAGTCGATCATGTCAAAACGACTGCCCACTTCAAACTGAATCGGCCCCACAGGAAAGCCAAAGCCCAGGCCCAGTTGATGCGAAACACGGGAATTGGCGAAGCGAAAATCGACTTGAAAGAGCGTGGTTCCCTGCTCAATTTCACGCCTTTGAATCTGATCACGGGCATAGACCTGAAACCAATCGTAGCTGAAACGCAACCAAGTCTGGCTATTCCAGAGATAAATAAATTGCTCAAAGCCAATTTGATGATTCAAATTGTCTCTTTCACTGTATTGGGGATAAAGTTCACCCCCCAGGGCAAGATTGGCACGGGTCACCAATCGTTCAGTCAGATACCAAGTCAGACTGGGACGGAAATAGGCATCCCACAGAAAGGGGTCTTTGCCCAGCCATTCAAAATCGCCTTGGGTATTCAGGCTCAGTTCGAGTTGGTCGGAAAGGGCAAAGCGATTGCTGAGCGAGAGACTGTTGAGGATCAAGCTGAAATCGGTGCTGCTCAAGCCTTGACTGGTCTGACTTGAGAAGCCCAGATACTGCTGGGTATAGAGGTTGTATTTCAATCCCAATTCAGGAAACCATTGGTAACCTGTCGCCAGATTAAAAATCAGCGAGCCATCGGATAAATTCAGATTGCTGCCCTCGGGCAAGCTGGTATTGTTGTCGCGGGGCCCCCCAAAGTTGACGTTTGAATCGGTGGTAAAACCCAAATTCAGGCTGCCATAAAAGGGTCTTTGAGGTTGATCCTTGCCCAGTTTTTCAATCACCTCAAGGGTTAACTGGGCTCTTTGTGCCAATTCTGTGCCCGGTTCTAACCGGATCACTTCCTGAAAATGGAAGCGGGCAAGATCATAGTTTTGGGTTTGAATCTGACTGGCGCCTAAATAATAGTGAAGCTCGCCCGAATTAGGCAAAAAACGCAGGGCTTCTGTCAAATATTGACTGGCTTCACTGAAACGCCCCTCTTGATAGGCTTTCATTCCCTCCTGGTAGACACCACTCTGGTCCCGAAGGGTCAGCATCAGCTGGTTTTCTGCCAAACCAATCAACTCAGAATTGCTTCTGGGATCGGCTATCACCCGGTTTAAATATTCCTGGGCATTTTCAAGATTGCGGGTATAGTAATAGCTCATGCCCAAAGAAAAGAGCAGGGTGGGCGGAATTTCTAGGCTTCTCTGTAGCGAGGATTCAAAGGCATCAAGTGCCAAGGCATAGAGTTTGAGATTATAATAGGCCAAACCCAATTGATAGTAATAATTGGCAAAAGCTGAGCGCTCTGTGCTCTCAGACTCTTTTGAAATCAGTTCTAATAAAAGCGGAATTGCGCTTTCATAATCCTCTTTTTGCAGGAGGGCCTGAATCTCTTGATTCTGTTGAAGCCACTCAGCCCCCTGAGACAACTCTGGGGAAACTGGCTGCTGTGCCTGGGCCTTGAAGCCCAGACACAATCCCAGCACGAGTCCTGTTGCAAGAACAGTCCAAGCCCTCTGCATGGTCATGAAAAATCAGGAGGAACTGACTTGGGCCAGTAAATCAATGAAATGGTCTAAATCTGCAGGTCGATTCATTTCAGTGACAGTAACCAAAAAATGATTTTCCAGTTCTGGATACCAGGTTTGGAGACGAAGCCCAGGCAAAACGTGTGCTTTTTTCAGACGGGCAAACAGAGTTTCAATTGGCTCCGTCGATTTGACTACAAATTCATGGAAAAAGGGGCCAGAATTCACCACTTCAAAGCCAGGGAGTTCTGCGATGCGTTTCGCCAAGTGGTGCGCCTGTTTCAAACAGAGCGAAGCCAGTTCCTGCAAACCTGCTTTGCCCAATAGGCTCAACCAAACGGTAGCAGCCAATGCCATTAAGCCTTGATTGGTACAGATATTGCTGGTTGCACGCTCACGGCGGATATGCTGTTCACGGGTCTGCAAGACCAAGGTAAAAGCACGTTTTCCTGCCTGATCTTGGGCCAAACCACACAGGCGACCCGGCATTTGCCGCAGATGCGCTTCTCTGGCTGTCAGGAAGCCCAAATAGGGCCCGCCCAAACTCAAAGTATTGCCAAAGGACTGGGCTTCGCCACAGACAATGTCGGCCCCCAAATTTCCGGGTGCTTCCAATACGCCTAAAACCGTGGGATCTGCCATGACCACGATCAAGAGACCTTTGCGCTGGTGAACCCAATTCGCGAGGGCTTGAAGATTTTCAAGCTCCCCAAAGAAATTGGGGTATTGCACCACCAGGGCAGCCGGTTCAGTTTCTGATTGAAACGACTCACTTTGGGTCTGAAAACCTTGCAGAGCAGAGGTTTCAAGCGTTAGGCCTGTCGCATCGGCGTAGGTTTTTAATACTTCACGGTACTCGGGGTGCAAGGCAGCCGAAACCAGGATATGGTTACGACGGGTCAGGCGGTGGGCCATCATCATGGCCTCTGCGGTCGCTGTTGCCCCTTCATAGGAAGAGGCATTGGCAATCTCCATGCCCGTCAGGGTACAGAGCAAAGATTGAAATTCATAAATCACCTGCAGGGTTCCCTGGCTGACTTCTGCCTGATAAGGCGTATAGGCTGTCAGAAATTCTGAGCGTGAAACCAAGGTGTCTAAAGCCGCTGGAATAAAATGATGATAAGCTCCCCCGCCCAGAAAACTGATTTGAACAGGCTGATTCTGTTTTTGCAGGGTTTCAAGTTCCTGAAGAAGCTCCAATTCACTCAGAGCAGGAGGCAGTTTTAAATCAAACTGCTGCAGGCTTTCGGGAATACTGCTGAACAGTTCAGCCTGGGTCGTAAAGCCCAGGCTTTCCAGCATGGCTGTGCGCTCATCTGCGGTATGTGCCAGATAGCTGTGCTGACTCATGAAAGACCGTCCAGATATTCCTGATAAGCCGCCTGATCCATGCACTGGCTCACTTCATCGGGTTGGGAAAGCTCAATTTTTAGCATCCAACCCAGTTTCAAGGAATCGTCATTTACCAATTCAGGTTGCGCATCCAGCTCTGAATTGATGGCCACCACTTTGCCACTGACGGGCGCGTAGAGTTCAGAAACCGTTTTTACAGATTCAATTTCGCCAAAGCTCTCGCCTTTGCTCAGTTCGCGGCCCACTTCAGGCAATTGTACGAAGGTGATTTCTCCCAATTGATCGACTGCATACTCTGTAATCGATACGGTGGCTGTCTGGCCCTCAAGACTGAAACACTCGTGTGAAGTCGTGTAATAATATTGGTTTTCACTCATGGAATTCTGTTGGGTCTCCTGTAAAAAGGTAATTTTATCGGTTCAATGGGCATCCGTTGGCCCCGAATATCTATTTCAATCGCCTGAATTTCTTCAGCAGTCAGGGCTTCAATTAAAGCCAGACCAATCGGTTCGTTTAAGCTGGGAGAAAGGGTGCCACTGGTCACCAAACCAATCTGTCGCTCTCCCAGCCACAGGGTATAGCCCTGACGAGGTGCACGGCGCGTGCCCGTCAAGCGAAAACCCAATCTTTTTTTGCGCAAGCCCTGGTCCTTTTGAACCTGCAAAGCACTTTTGCCAATAAATGCCTGGGGTTTATCGAGCTTGACGCTCCAAGCCAAGCCTGCTTCTAAAGGCGAAGTTTGCAGATCCAATTCATGGCCGTAAAGGGGCATGGCTGATTCCAGCCGCAGGGTGTCACGCGCCCCCAGCCCACAGGGACGGATACCCGCCCCCTGCCCAGCCTGAAGCAGCAGCTCCCAAACCTGACGGGCTTTTTCGGGTGCAACAAAGATCTCAAATCCGTCTTCACCGGTATAGCCTGTACGCGCCAAAAGCAGGGGAAAACCCAAGGCATCTGTGGGGCTGAGATGATAGTTTCCAATCGTGCTTAAATCCTGATTCAGCACCTGGCTCAAAACCTGGGCAGCCATGGGGCCTTGCAATGCCAAAATACAGGTTTGCGCGGAAAGGTCTTCAAACACAACCCCCTGTTCAGGCAAATGGGAAGTCATCCAATCCCAATCCTGCTCCCGGTTGGAGGCATTGACCACCAATTGAAAAACCGTCTCATCCAGGCGGTAAATCAGCAGATCATCCAGTGTTCCCCCCTGTTGATTGCAAAGCTGGGTATAGAGTGCTTTGCCAGGCACCAAGGCACTGACCCGGTTGGGAACCAGGCTTTCCAGCCATTCCAGGGCCTCCGGGCCAGAAGCCCGGAAAGTGCCCATATGCGAAACATCAAAAATTCCCAATCTTTGGCGAACCGCTTGATGCTCTTCAGAAATTGAACTGTACTGAACCGGCATATCCCAGCCGCCAAAATCTACCATGCGGGCCCCCAGTTCACAATGAACCGGGTGCAAAGCCGTTTTTTTCAATTCAGTCATTTTCGCTCAAACCCCATACCAGCCGGTAATCGGAGAGGCTTCATTCAATTCCACATAGACGTTTTTGGTTTCGGTATACATATCCAGTGCGCCATAGCCCAATTCACGCCCAAAACCGCTCTGTTTATAGCCCCCAAAGGGTGCTTCAATCGGCAGAATATTGTAGGTATTGATCCAGACATAGCCGGCTTGAATCATGCGGGCAAAATTATGGGCGCGGCGCACGTTTTCGGTCCAGATTGCAGAAACCAGTCCATAGGGAATTTCATTGACCAGACGGGCAGCTTCAGCGTCATCCTTGAAACGAATCACTGAAAGCACTGGGCCAAAAATCTCTTCTTGGGCAATCCGCATATTATTGTCAACATCTGTGAAGACCGTGGGTTGTACAAAGAAACCCTTTTTCTCAGCTTGTAAATCCTGGCCACCAAAGGCCAGTTTTGCGCCTTCAGATTTGCCAATTTCGATATAGTCTTTGACTTTATCAAATTGCTCCTGAGAGACCAATGCCCCAATTTGGGTGGTGTTTTGGGTGGGATCGCCGACACGCAGTTGCGCCAGTTTGGCCACCAGTTTTTCAACAAAGCTATCGTAGATTGAATCTTGTACAAACAGGCGGGAACCCGCTGTGCAGATTTGACCTTGATTAAAATAGATCGCAAAAAGCGCGCCATTGACGGCCTGTTCAAGATTGGCGTCTTCAAAAACCACATTGGGAGATTTTCCGCCCAGTTCAAGCGAAACCCGTTTCAGGCTGCCAGCGGCATTGATCATAACTTTTCGGCCCACTTCAGTAGAACCTGTAAAGGCAATTTTATCGACCCCAGGATGCTTGACCAGGGCTTCACCGGTGGAGCCGTCTCCCGTAATCACATTGACCACACCATCGGGCACACCCGCCTGCTTGAAAAGTTCAGCCAGACGCAGAGCGGTTAAGGGGGTCTGTTCAGCCGGTTTCAAAACGATGGTATTGCCAGCTGCCAAGGCGGGAGCCATTTTCCAGGCCGCCATCATGATTGGAAAATTCCAGGGAATAATCTGCCCGCAGACGCCCACCGGCTCTTTCAGGGTATAGGTCAAGGCACCCGGTACAGGAATCGCCTGCCCACCCAACATCCGGGCTGCAGCTGCATAATAACGGAAGGTATCGATCGACATCGGCAGGTCAATAAAGGTACTTTCATTGATCGGTTTGCCATTGTTTTGGGTTTCAAGGGCAGCCAATTCAGCCAGATTTTCCTGGATTAAATCGGCAATCTTGTTGAGAATAATACTGCGTTCAGCGGCAGGTTTGTTTCTCCAGACCCCAGATTCATGGGCCTCTCGGGCAGCTTTTACGGCACGGTCCACATCTTCAGGGCCCGCTTGGGCCACCTTGGCGATCACTTCGCCGGTGGCGGGATTATAGGTTTCGAAGGTTTGCTCAGAAAGGGGAGACACTTCTTCACCTTTGATAAAAAGCTGATATTGTTGAGGGGTACTGATCGTCTGGGTCATAGGTTGGAATACCTCATTCCGTAGAGAATTGAATTTACCAGAAAGTGGAGTATAAGCAGGTCTTTCAACCGGCCTTAATCCACCCCGCAGTATAGCATATGCCTTCGCAGCAGACGCAGAGAAAAAGTGAACGCCTGCGGGGCATAAAATTGTAACCAGCCACCAGAAAAAGCCTGTCTCAGACCCTAATCCTGTGCATCAAGCGGTGGGAAGTGTAAAATACCCACAGTACTAAAAACCTGCCAAATGAGAGCAGGCTTTTCACCAAGGACTTGATCACGCTAACCATGAATATTGCATCCGCATTTAGTAGTTTATTTGCCCTGATTGAACTCGGTGGCGGGTTTACCATTCCCCTGATTCTTGCCTCTCTGCTGACAGGCGCCCTGGTGCTTGAACAGCTCTGGTTAAGTTTTCTTTCGGGCCGCCGCTTAAAAAAACTGCAATTGAATCCCACCCAGGTCAAATCAATCCGAGGCATGGACATGGTCTCGCGCATGGTGACCCATCTGCGCAGCAGCCTGCAATCCACTGAAGAAGAGCAAAAGCGCGTGCTTGACCGCGTGTATAACCGTTTTGAACGCCGTATCAATTGGCTCAATTTAATGGCCTCGATTGCTCCCCTCTTGGGTCTTTTGGGCACTGTCGCAGGCATGATTCGTATTTTTTCGACGGTCGCTGCCAGCAAGCCCAAAAACCCACTTGCCGATCTTTCTGGGGGGATTTCAGAAGCTCTTTTCGCCACAGGCGGGGGATTGGTGATCGCGATCGTTGCTGCTTTGGCCTACCACTATCTCTCCTCGCGTTTAGAGACCCACGGTGAAGCCATGGCTGAGTGGTTTACCCAAAACAGGAACAAATTGACCTGATGCCCCTGCATCTGGATTTCTGCACGCTCTTTCCTGATTTTTTCAGCGGCCCCCTTCATTCCAGCATTCTTAAACGTGCCGCTGAACAGGGAAATGCCAGCTACCATCTTCACAATATTCGCGACTGGAGCAGAGACAAACATCGCACGGTCGATGATCGCCCTTTTGGGGGCGGGCCCGGTATGGTACTCAAACCAGAACCGATCTTTGAGATGTTTGAAACCCTCCATTTGCCTGAAAATACCCCTGTGATTTTAACCACTCCCAGAGCCAGGCTCTTTCAGCAGTCAGATGCCCTGGCTCTTGCCAAATTGCCACGCGTGGTCTTTCTCTGTGGACACTATGAGGGCATTGATGAACGGGTTCAAGAAAACCTCTGTACTCATTTTTTTTCAATTGGAAGCTATGTACTCACCGGTGGCGAGCCAGCGGCCCTGGTCATGGCAGATGCGATCGTGCGCTTGATTCCAGGTGTTGTCGGCTGTTCTGATTCAATTGAACAGGATTCCTTTATGGACGATTTACTGGATTGCCCCCACTATACCCGACCCGCAAAATATCGAGACTGGACTGTGCCCGAAGTGCTTTTGAATGGCAACCATGCTGAAATTGCCAAATGGCGTCGCAGACAACAAATCATTGCCACTTGGAAATACCGACCGGATTTATTGAAACTTGAAACTTTAAAACCTGAAGAATTAAAGTTGATTCAAACCTTAGAGGAGGAATGAAAGTCATGAAACGCATGGTAAAACCCCTGTGTCTAATCGTTTTGGCCTTATCTCTCAACAGTTGTGCCGCCCAGAGAAAAGAAGCCCCTGTTCATCTCTTCGACCTGGCCAATGAAAAGGGAAGAATGGAAATGACGGCCCGTCAGTTCATTTCTGCCTATTACAGCAAAAATCAGGATCAGATTTTGAATTTAAGTGGCTATCCCTTTTATATGGACGATGGGGGAGTCTTGATCTACCCAGAAGAATGGCGGGAAGCCCTCTCAAAAATTTTCGCGCTAAAAACCACCTTGCCCTATCAGATTCAAACCCTTAAAATTCTGCAACCCGCAGATATTCCCTCTCTGAATATGCAGGTTTGGAATCGCCTGATGGAACTCAAATACCACAAGATGTTTTATGCCTTGGCAGACATTCAGATCACCACGCCCCAAGGGCTTGCCGAAGAGAAAGTCTTGCTGATCATGCACAAAGATCCAGATACCGAAATCTGGAAAATTCTTGGTTTTTTTAGTTAAACCATGTTGCTCATACCGCACACCCCCATTGGTATCAAGGGACTCGGACATTATCTTCCTGAGGAACAGGTCAGCAATCAAACCCTTTTAAATGAGCATCCACTGCCCATTGATGACGCCTGGATACGTCGCAGAATCGGAGTTGAATCCCGTCACAGAGCCGCTGCCTCACAGGCAACTTCTGATCTTGCAATTGCAGCGGCCCACAAAGCGCTTGCCTCAGCTCAAATTTCGGCAGATGAGATTGATTTGATCCTCTTGTCCACCATTTCCCCTGATCATCCCAATCCCTCAACGGCCTGTGCCGTTCAAGCTGGACTGGGAATCAGTGAAACGCTTTGCCCCAGTCTGGATATTTCTGCCGCCTGCAGTGGGTTTCTCTATGGCTTGGATCTTGCTACCCGTTACGTTTTGACGGGCGCTCGCAATGTGCTTTTAATTTCCGCAGAAATTCGCTCTCGTTTTACCGATCCCAAGGATCCTGCTACCTTTCCCATTTTTGGGGATGGGGCTGGCGCAGCGGTGATTGGGCCCGTTGAAACGGGCAAGGGGGTTAAAGGCATTCGACTTTTGGCTGATGGCAGAGGCTATTATTCTGTCCATATTCCTGCCGGGGGCAGCAGAAACCCAACCCGTCAGGAAACGCTTGAACGACGCGAACATTTTATCCGCATGGAAAACGGGGAAAAAATCTTCTTTGAAGTGGTCGAAGGCATGAGTGCCTATACCCAAGAATTTTTAAAAACCCTGAATTGTGAGCTATCGGATCTGGATTTTCTGGTTCCCCATCAAGCCAATCTGCATATTCTCAAAGAAGTTGCCCGACGTTTGACTCTGCCGCTTGAAAAAGTTTTGATGACCATTCAATCCACAGGCAATACCTCTTCAGCATCGATCCCGATCTGTCTGTCACATTATTGGGAACAGGGAATTCTCCAACCAGGACATACTGTTTGTCTGGTGGCTGCAGGCGCAGGACACACGGGCGGCTTGGCTTTGGTTCGCTTTTAAAACCACAACTTAACATTTCGCAATATTTAAACTTACACACTTGTAAAAATCAAGTAAATATTATTGCAAATTCCTGAAGCTTGAAAATATTTTGAGAAACTTTTCAAAATACGTTAATTTTATTTGAGAGGCTGATAGGAAGCCGTTTTTAGCAAACTTCGTCTTGCAAATTTCTAAATAGAACTCAGCAAAATCAGGGATTACCAAATTGTCAAAATAAAAAAGAAAAATTCCTCTGAAGAATCAGAGGAATAAGGGTGTAATCCAGATAGTAGGGTATAGATTGTTCACTATCTACCTGCAGAGCAGGCTTAAGAAATATCTTAAACTAAACATTGACAAAAAGTCAATGTTTTTTTGAGAGGGTTTATTATTTGAAGCTTTCGGGGAATAATAAATAAAGAAGTTGTCCAAGCGCAAGTTGGATGTGGGAGTAAAGTTCTAAGGGTATAGTGAATAAATGGTAGAACAATCGAACGAACTGGGTCCAAATTTACAATCAAAAATAAAAGCTTCACTTGGGCATAAAATTTCACGCCTGCGGAAAAAGCATAAGTTGTCAATGAAGGCACTCGCAGATTTAACCGGGGTATCGCCCGCCTATATCTGCAGGCTAGAATCTGGCGAACGGAATCCCTCGCGTGAATTTGTAGATCGACTTGCTGAAACATTATTTAAAGATGGCTCCCAGACTGAAAAAGATGAATTTCTGATCAGCGCTGGCTTTGCACCAGCGCAATACCGTCAAACGAATGGCAACGAAGATATCATAAGCCTGTATGAAAAAGCGTTGAATGAAAATCCCC encodes:
- a CDS encoding peptidylprolyl isomerase; amino-acid sequence: MNQETTAPAFKMEDIKVGTGKEPTKGQMISVHYTGWLTNGTKFDSSKDRNQPFEFQLGAGQVIKGWDQGFAGMKEGGVRKLTIPPEMGYGQRDMGVIPPNSTLIFEVELLAVK
- a CDS encoding ATP:cob(I)alamin adenosyltransferase, yielding MKIYTRTGDTGETGLWGGRRVSKHDLRIQAYGSVDECNALLGLAICEAPESLKPLLIDLQNQLFVLGADLASPEASEHIPRIQAEQVSALEKAIDAAEADLPPLTQFILPGGSKAAAGLHLARTVARRAEREVVALMQAEAINPHALTWLNRLSDLLFVMARSANHLAQISDIPWQKP
- a CDS encoding aminomethyl-transferring glycine dehydrogenase encodes the protein MSQHSYLAHTADERTAMLESLGFTTQAELFSSIPESLQQFDLKLPPALSELELLQELETLQKQNQPVQISFLGGGAYHHFIPAALDTLVSRSEFLTAYTPYQAEVSQGTLQVIYEFQSLLCTLTGMEIANASSYEGATATAEAMMMAHRLTRRNHILVSAALHPEYREVLKTYADATGLTLETSALQGFQTQSESFQSETEPAALVVQYPNFFGELENLQALANWVHQRKGLLIVVMADPTVLGVLEAPGNLGADIVCGEAQSFGNTLSLGGPYLGFLTAREAHLRQMPGRLCGLAQDQAGKRAFTLVLQTREQHIRRERATSNICTNQGLMALAATVWLSLLGKAGLQELASLCLKQAHHLAKRIAELPGFEVVNSGPFFHEFVVKSTEPIETLFARLKKAHVLPGLRLQTWYPELENHFLVTVTEMNRPADLDHFIDLLAQVSSS
- the gcvH gene encoding glycine cleavage system protein H; protein product: MSENQYYYTTSHECFSLEGQTATVSITEYAVDQLGEITFVQLPEVGRELSKGESFGEIESVKTVSELYAPVSGKVVAINSELDAQPELVNDDSLKLGWMLKIELSQPDEVSQCMDQAAYQEYLDGLS
- the gcvT gene encoding glycine cleavage system protein T, translated to MTELKKTALHPVHCELGARMVDFGGWDMPVQYSSISEEHQAVRQRLGIFDVSHMGTFRASGPEALEWLESLVPNRVSALVPGKALYTQLCNQQGGTLDDLLIYRLDETVFQLVVNASNREQDWDWMTSHLPEQGVVFEDLSAQTCILALQGPMAAQVLSQVLNQDLSTIGNYHLSPTDALGFPLLLARTGYTGEDGFEIFVAPEKARQVWELLLQAGQGAGIRPCGLGARDTLRLESAMPLYGHELDLQTSPLEAGLAWSVKLDKPQAFIGKSALQVQKDQGLRKKRLGFRLTGTRRAPRQGYTLWLGERQIGLVTSGTLSPSLNEPIGLALIEALTAEEIQAIEIDIRGQRMPIEPIKLPFYRRPNRIP
- a CDS encoding betaine-aldehyde dehydrogenase, encoding MTQTISTPQQYQLFIKGEEVSPLSEQTFETYNPATGEVIAKVAQAGPEDVDRAVKAAREAHESGVWRNKPAAERSIILNKIADLIQENLAELAALETQNNGKPINESTFIDLPMSIDTFRYYAAAARMLGGQAIPVPGALTYTLKEPVGVCGQIIPWNFPIMMAAWKMAPALAAGNTIVLKPAEQTPLTALRLAELFKQAGVPDGVVNVITGDGSTGEALVKHPGVDKIAFTGSTEVGRKVMINAAGSLKRVSLELGGKSPNVVFEDANLEQAVNGALFAIYFNQGQICTAGSRLFVQDSIYDSFVEKLVAKLAQLRVGDPTQNTTQIGALVSQEQFDKVKDYIEIGKSEGAKLAFGGQDLQAEKKGFFVQPTVFTDVDNNMRIAQEEIFGPVLSVIRFKDDAEAARLVNEIPYGLVSAIWTENVRRAHNFARMIQAGYVWINTYNILPIEAPFGGYKQSGFGRELGYGALDMYTETKNVYVELNEASPITGWYGV
- a CDS encoding tRNA (guanosine(37)-N1)-methyltransferase TrmD, with amino-acid sequence MHLDFCTLFPDFFSGPLHSSILKRAAEQGNASYHLHNIRDWSRDKHRTVDDRPFGGGPGMVLKPEPIFEMFETLHLPENTPVILTTPRARLFQQSDALALAKLPRVVFLCGHYEGIDERVQENLCTHFFSIGSYVLTGGEPAALVMADAIVRLIPGVVGCSDSIEQDSFMDDLLDCPHYTRPAKYRDWTVPEVLLNGNHAEIAKWRRRQQIIATWKYRPDLLKLETLKPEELKLIQTLEEE